The candidate division KSB1 bacterium genome contains the following window.
CGATTGAATTTTTGATTTCATAATTACCTCCAGCTAAGTTTAATCCTAATTGCTTATACTTAATTCATTCCAAAAAAATAGTGCCGAAGGGGGGATTCGAACCCCCACACCCGAAAGGGCACTGCCCCCTCAAGGCAGCGTGTATACCAGTTTCACCACTTCGGCGGGCCTTTAAATTGTATTTGAGCTTGATAAATCCGCTATAAATCTTTCCGTCCTTTTCCGTTAGTCTCCTTTTGACAACAACCGGGCACCAAATAGGACACCTTAATTTTTTTAGTATTTTTCATGATTTTGCAATATAAAATAAAAATTCTAATTAATCAAGAATAAAACGCAAATTATTGGTTCTATGTTCCCATTGCGGCTTATATTTACGCAAAAGTAAATCATCAATAGATCTCTCGAAAGCGAAAGCTGGCGGATATACAGCATGTAAGGTTTGTAAGCCGTGATTGACCAAAGAATACAAAATCTTCAGGATCGGTGTGGTTATCGGTATGGCTATAGGATTTATCCTGGCTATGGTTCTGGGATTTTATGAGGTGCGCCTTATACAATATTGAACTATAGAAAGGATAAAAATGCGAATTGAAAACATATATAAGGGACTTAAACAGATTGACTTTACCGGATCTTTATTAACATATGAACATGTTAGTGGGGTTACTAAAAAAAGAAAATTAGGAAATGTCACAAAATTCAAAACAATTATAAACGAAATTGATGATTTAAATATTTTTAAAGATGCAATTAACATATTGTATAAAACCGATCTTTATACGTATGCTGGCGATTCATTCTCAGTAGATTTGGATTCATTTAATAAGTTCTGGCCATTTGTATTAAAAATTTTCAATGGAGCAATTGGTTTGTTAGAAATACTAGATAATATTGTAGTAAATCCTAAAGCACATTCTATTCTAATAAAACTTCCTGATAAAAATGATTTTTCACAGCTTGTTAATAACATGGCCTCCATCAACAAATCCTTAGAACAATTAGTTCTCCATGATGATATCAAAGGCAAAATAGTAATAACTAATTGGCATTATAGTTCATTTTGGATTGAATTGATGCTTGGCTCTCAGGCTGCCTTAGTTCTACTGGGAAGTATAGCTTGGTCTTCATCAGTAATCTATAAGAAACTTAATGAAGCTATGATAATTGGGCAGCACGTCAAATCTTTAAAAATAAAAAATGATAGTCTTGAAGATATAAAACAAGGTCAAAAAATATTAATAGAACAATTATTAGAACTAGAATCTAAAAACGTTCTTAAGAAGCATTATCCAAATGGAGATAACGAACAAACTGAACGAATAAAATTGAGTATTAAGTCATTCGCCAAGCTAATTCAACAAGGAAGTGAAATCCATCCTGCCTTAAATGCTCCGGAAGACGTGGCAAATCTTTTCCCAGATTTTAAGCAACTTGACTCGGTTGAATCAAAAGTAAAAAAATTGAAAGACAAAAATTAAAACTGTCATGACTATATACAATCACTAACTCAACTCCAGGGAGTCTTATGCACCAAAATGAGAAACCTGCAATCTACAACGTTGAAGACAAACCAGGCCAAGGCATTTACAAATGTTTCCGTTGCTTCTCGATAGTAAAATTAAGAGATGATGAGAAATTACCGATATGTGGCAATTGTGATAGAGGTTATAAAACTAAGTATATTAAGGTTGAAAAAGTGGCTTGAGTTTACATAAATAAACGCTCCTGCCTTGCCGGCAGCATTGCCCATGATGGTTTCCCCGCCGTGTGGGCTTCGGCTGGCGGGGGTTGTTAATTTGAAGGGAACCGATAATGGCATCCAAAACATCCAACGACAAGACCAAAAAATCTGATGTTCTTTCTAGTAATCAATTTGTATATTTTCTTCTAAATTTGCTGAACGAAACCGATCGTGCAGCGGTTATTGTCGGCGCTGCAAACCTTGACCTAATTCTTTACAAGATATTAACAAAGTTTTTGCTACGAAGTCATCGCCAAAACGAAGCAAACGCTATTAACTTTACTCCGACAAAGACCGGGCACCAAACCGGGCACATGGGAATTATTAATAAAACTCAGTAGTCTAATAAGTTATATTAAAAACAACCTTTTGTGAATTTTGAAGTTCTCCTCCGACATAGCTCCCTCAAGGCAGCGTGTCTACCAATTCCACCACTTCGGCTTTCTTTTAATAAAAAATCAAGATATTTTTTTATTATTTTGTTGAGTCAATTGGAACAGGAATAATTGCCTGGGGCAATAAGCCGTCTGCATTTTGCAAAATATTCGCTGGAGAGGGATTATTTTGAATTTCTTGCTGGATTAAACTTTGATTTGGTGCAACATTTTTTTTGATTAAACCCTGGACAACACTTCCCAGCATAAAGATGATTGCAAGTACAATGGTTAATTTGGTTAAAAAATCTCCTGCGCCTCTACCGCCGAAAACCGCACCAATATTTCCTTGTCCTCCGAATGCACCTGCAAGACCGCCACCCTTACTCGACTGCATAAGAATAGAAACAGCTAACAATAGACAAACGACTATATGCAAAAATACTAAAAAAGATAACATTTTTTCTCCTCGAACTTTTTACAAATTATTAATTGGATTGTTCCGCTGCAAATATGATTTCAAAAAAGCTTTCTGATTTTAAACTGGCGCCACCTACCAGGGCGCCATCAATATCCGGTTGTGACAGTAGTTCTCTTGCATTAGTCTCACTCACGGATCCGCCATATATAATACGGATACTTTGAGCCACTTGATCGTCATACCACTGTTTTATTGTTCCTCGAATATACTGATGCACTTCAATCGCTTGCTCCGGGGTTGCTGTTTTTCCGGTTCCTATTGCCCAGACAGGTTCGTACGCCAATATAATTTTTTTTATCTCCTCTTTCGACAATCCTTGTAAACCGTTTTGCAATTGGGTTTTGATGACATCTTTCGTCTGATTCGTTTGTCGCTGGTCTAATGATTCACCTATACATACAATCGGGATTAGATTTGATTGTAAAGCTCGTTTGATTTTTCTATTCACGATTTCATCGGTTTCACTAAAATATTTTCTTCTTTCTGAATGGCCAACAATCACATATTTACAGCCAACAGATAATAATATTTCCGCAGAAATTTCACCGGTAAAAGCTCCTTTTTCTACCCAATATAAATCCTGTCCGCCTAATGAGCAAGATGAATTTTGGATCATATCATAAATACTGGACAGAAAAGGATAAGGAGGACAAAATACCACTTCTGTCTTTTGGATTGAATTTAATTTTTGCAGAAGATTACCAACTAACTCTTTGCCGCTTTCAAGATCCATGTTCATTTTCCAATTCCCGGCAACAATTTTTCTTCGGCTCATCACTAATTCCTTTTATCGGTTAAGGCAGCTAATCCGGGCAATTCGTAACCACTTAACAATTCCAAAGAAGCCCCTCCACCGGTAGAAATATGTGTAATAGAATCCTGAAAACCGCATTGATTAATCGCTGCGACAGAATCTCCTCCACCAACAATAGTTAAAGCCCCTTTCTTTGTTAAAGTTGATAAGATTTTCGCAATTTCAAAAGTGCCTTTGGCAAATTCCGGCTGTTCAAAAATGCCCATGGGTCCATTCCATACAACCGTCTTTACGTTGACCAATTTCTCTCTAAACAAAGCTATTGAACCAGGACCGATATCAACTCCTATTATTTCAGGAGTCATTGAATTTGCATTCATTATTTGTAAATTAGAAGTATTGTCCAAATGATCGGTCGTTAAAACATCAATTGGCAGGACTAAGTCTCTTCCTTCTTTTTCTGTTTGCCGTAAAATATCTTTCGCAATTTCGATTCGATCTTCCTCTAAAATTGAATTACCGATTTCATATCTTAAAGCTTTGAAAAATGTAAAGGCCATTCCACCACCAATTAGCAAGACATCGACTTTGGCAAGAAGGTTTTGAATGGCATCAATTTTACCGGATATTTTAGCTCCACCGATTATCGCTGCAAGGGGTCTATTTGGATTTTCAACGGCATTGGTTAAATAGTTGATCTCTTTCTCCATCAAAAATCCGGCTGCACATAAATCAAAAAATCTGGTTACACCTTCTGTTGATGCATGAGCCCGGTGGGCCGTGCCGAACGCATCATTCACATAAACGTCACCAAATTTAGCTAAAATTTCTGCAAATTCCGAGTCGTTTTCTGTTTCTTCTTTGTGAAACCTCAAGTTCTCCAACAAAAGAACTTGACCTGGAATTAATTTTGCATTTTTATCAACGGTCTCCGGGCCAATACAATCACTTACAAAATCAACGGGTTTCATCAGAAGCCTGCTAAGATGCTCAGCAACCGGTTTTAAGCTCATCTCTGTAATTACGGATCCTTTTGGTCTTCCCAAATGGGACAATAAAGTTAAACTTGCTCCTTTCGAAAGGATGTATTCAATAGTTGGCAACACTT
Protein-coding sequences here:
- the secG gene encoding preprotein translocase subunit SecG, which translates into the protein MLSFLVFLHIVVCLLLAVSILMQSSKGGGLAGAFGGQGNIGAVFGGRGAGDFLTKLTIVLAIIFMLGSVVQGLIKKNVAPNQSLIQQEIQNNPSPANILQNADGLLPQAIIPVPIDSTK
- a CDS encoding triose-phosphate isomerase, translating into MSRRKIVAGNWKMNMDLESGKELVGNLLQKLNSIQKTEVVFCPPYPFLSSIYDMIQNSSCSLGGQDLYWVEKGAFTGEISAEILLSVGCKYVIVGHSERRKYFSETDEIVNRKIKRALQSNLIPIVCIGESLDQRQTNQTKDVIKTQLQNGLQGLSKEEIKKIILAYEPVWAIGTGKTATPEQAIEVHQYIRGTIKQWYDDQVAQSIRIIYGGSVSETNARELLSQPDIDGALVGGASLKSESFFEIIFAAEQSN
- a CDS encoding phosphoglycerate kinase, which gives rise to MNKLIINDLELNGKHVLMRVDFNVPLDENLNVLDDTRIRKVLPTIEYILSKGASLTLLSHLGRPKGSVITEMSLKPVAEHLSRLLMKPVDFVSDCIGPETVDKNAKLIPGQVLLLENLRFHKEETENDSEFAEILAKFGDVYVNDAFGTAHRAHASTEGVTRFFDLCAAGFLMEKEINYLTNAVENPNRPLAAIIGGAKISGKIDAIQNLLAKVDVLLIGGGMAFTFFKALRYEIGNSILEEDRIEIAKDILRQTEKEGRDLVLPIDVLTTDHLDNTSNLQIMNANSMTPEIIGVDIGPGSIALFREKLVNVKTVVWNGPMGIFEQPEFAKGTFEIAKILSTLTKKGALTIVGGGDSVAAINQCGFQDSITHISTGGGASLELLSGYELPGLAALTDKRN